The genomic DNA AATGAATTCGGCAAAAAGTGCCGAGATAAATAAAATTTTTGAAACAAATGGTGTTAAAGTTGAAAAAACAGTAAAAGACTTTTCAAGTTTAGAAAGAGTTATAATAGGAAAAATAAATGGATAAAATTGTAATATACGGCGGAAAAAAACTTAAAGGAACTGTGAAAATATCGGGTTCTAAGAATGCGGCCCTGCCGATATTGATTGCAACTCTATTAACCGATGAATCCTGCTTAATTGAAAATGTGCCTTCTTTGGCGGATATTGATACTACTATCGGTTTTCTTACGTATATAGGAAAAAAGATTGAGAAAAATGATCACAGAGTTTATATACACGCAGACGGATGTTTAAAACATTCCGCTCCGTATGATTTAGTTAGAAAAATGAGGGCAAGTATATTAGTTACTGGGCCTCTTTTGGCTCGCATAGGCAGGGTAGATGTTTCGCTTCCGGGGGGCTGCGCTATAGGAGCTCGTCCGATAGATATACATCTGGATGCTTTTAAGCGGCTGGGAGCCAAGATCAAACTAAAGTCAGGTTATGTTGACCTGAGCACCAAAAAACTTATCGGCAATAGGATTTATTTTCGTTTCCCCAGCGTAGGTGCCACGGAAAATGTTTTGTTAGGCGCTGTATTGGCTAAAGGAAAAACAATTATTGAAAATGCCGCCAGGGAACCTGAAATTGCAGATCTCGCGGATTTTTTGAATAAAATGGGTGCAAAAATTTCAGGAGCCGGCACAAAAAAAATTATTATTGAAGGGGTAAACAAGCTGCATGGCGCAAAATATAGGATTATTCCCGATAGAATTGAAACAGCAACTTATCTTGTGGCGACAGCTATTACTAAAGGCGATGTTAAGCTCGTGGAAACTGAACCTAAGCATTTGAAAAGTGTTATTTCAAAACTTAAAGAATCAGGCATGAAAATAATGGTTAGCGCTCGCACAATTTCAGCTAAATGGACCGGGCCTCTTAAACCTGTAAATGTCAAGACCGAAGTATACCCTTTTTTCCCGACAGACGTCCAAGCTCAATGGATGGCTTTAATGTCAATAACTAAAGGAAAATCAAAAATTGAAGAAACGGTATTTGAAAATAGATTCCTGCATGTTGCTGAACTTCAGAGGCTGGGAGCAAACCTGGCTATTAAAGGCAATGTTGTTTTAGTAAAAGGGGTGAACGATCTTTCCGGCGCACCAATGATGGTTTCAGATCTTCGCGCCGGGGCAGCTCTTGTTTTGGCGGCGCTTGCCGCAAAAGGAAAGTCAATAATTTCAAGAATATATCATCTTGACAGAGGCTACGAGCATCTTGAAAGAAAACTGAAAAGTCTGGGAGCAAATATAAAAAGAATACACTCATAAATCATATGGATAAAATAACTGCCACTAAACTCAAAGAGATGAAGCAAAAAGGCAAAATATAGCGGATAGCGTATTGCGGATAGGGAAAAATCTTTTTAGTTTCTGAAGTTTCTATACGCTACCCCTGCCTCCGCCTGAGGCGGACGGCGCTAAACGCTATACGCTAATATGTGAGGAATTATGGCAGATAAAGTAACTACAATAAAACTTAAGGAGATGAAACAAAAGGGCGAGAAGATCACAATGCTTACCGCTTATGATTTCAGCACAGCAAAAGTCCTCAATGAAGCGGGGATTGACATAATTCTGGTTGGTGATTCTTTGGGAATGGTAAAATTAGGGTATGAAAATACCCTGCCCGTAACGGTTGAAGATATTTTTTATCACACGAAAGCAGTTAAAAGAGGAAACTCCAGGGCTCTTTTAGTTGCCGATATGCCGTTTATGTCTTATGAGACAAATAAAAAAGACGCTCTTTACAATGCGGGTAGAATGGTTAAAGAAGGCGGAGCCGAAGCCGTAAAGATTGAAGGCGGCATAGACTGTATTGAGACTATTAAGTCCATAATAAGAACAAAAATACCCGTAATGGGGCATTTAGGGCTTACACCTCAGGCAATTAATCAGTTAGGAGGATATAAAGTGCAGGGCAGGGAAGAAGAAGCAGCCGAGAAAATATTTTTTGAGGCCAGGGAACTTGAAAAAGCAGGGGTTTTTGCGATAGTACTTGAATGCATTCCTGAAAAACTTTCTCAAAAAATAACAAAAACTATCTCGGTACCGACAATCGGGATAGGCGCCGGGCCGGTTTGCGACGGACAAGTTCTTGTCACCGACGATATGATTGGTTTATTCGCAGAATTCAAACCCAAGTTTGTTAAGCGCTATCTAAATTTACGACCTCAAATAGTTAACGCTGTAAAACAGTATTGCGCGGAAGTAAAAGAAGGTAAATTTCCATCAGAAGAGCATACCTACAAATAAAATGAAAATAATTCGCTCGCCTCAAGAAATGCGATCCATTGCTTCAAAAATTAAACGTAACGGAAAAAAAATCGGGCTTGTTCCAACAATGGGAGCTTTGCATGAAGGGCATCTTTCTTTAATTAAAAGAGCTCTAAAAGAAAATAATATTGTTGTTGTATCTATTTTCGTAAATCCAAAACAATTCGGCCCAAAAGAAGATTATATTCTTTATCCAAGACCTTTTAAAAAAGATATCAAAGTTTGTGAAAAAATCGGAGCGGATTATGTTTTTTCGCCTAAGCCTATAGCGATGTATCCAAAAAGTCACCTGACATTTGTAAATGTTGAAAAGCTTTCCGAGGTTCTTTGCGGAAAATCCCGTCCGGGACATTTCCGAGGGGTAGCGACTATTGTTGCCAAACTTTTTAATATTATTCAGCCCGATAAAGCATATTTTGGCATGAAAGATTA from Elusimicrobiota bacterium includes the following:
- the murA gene encoding UDP-N-acetylglucosamine 1-carboxyvinyltransferase; the protein is MDKIVIYGGKKLKGTVKISGSKNAALPILIATLLTDESCLIENVPSLADIDTTIGFLTYIGKKIEKNDHRVYIHADGCLKHSAPYDLVRKMRASILVTGPLLARIGRVDVSLPGGCAIGARPIDIHLDAFKRLGAKIKLKSGYVDLSTKKLIGNRIYFRFPSVGATENVLLGAVLAKGKTIIENAAREPEIADLADFLNKMGAKISGAGTKKIIIEGVNKLHGAKYRIIPDRIETATYLVATAITKGDVKLVETEPKHLKSVISKLKESGMKIMVSARTISAKWTGPLKPVNVKTEVYPFFPTDVQAQWMALMSITKGKSKIEETVFENRFLHVAELQRLGANLAIKGNVVLVKGVNDLSGAPMMVSDLRAGAALVLAALAAKGKSIISRIYHLDRGYEHLERKLKSLGANIKRIHS
- the panB gene encoding 3-methyl-2-oxobutanoate hydroxymethyltransferase, whose translation is MADKVTTIKLKEMKQKGEKITMLTAYDFSTAKVLNEAGIDIILVGDSLGMVKLGYENTLPVTVEDIFYHTKAVKRGNSRALLVADMPFMSYETNKKDALYNAGRMVKEGGAEAVKIEGGIDCIETIKSIIRTKIPVMGHLGLTPQAINQLGGYKVQGREEEAAEKIFFEARELEKAGVFAIVLECIPEKLSQKITKTISVPTIGIGAGPVCDGQVLVTDDMIGLFAEFKPKFVKRYLNLRPQIVNAVKQYCAEVKEGKFPSEEHTYK
- the panC gene encoding pantoate--beta-alanine ligase codes for the protein MKIIRSPQEMRSIASKIKRNGKKIGLVPTMGALHEGHLSLIKRALKENNIVVVSIFVNPKQFGPKEDYILYPRPFKKDIKVCEKIGADYVFSPKPIAMYPKSHLTFVNVEKLSEVLCGKSRPGHFRGVATIVAKLFNIIQPDKAYFGMKDYQQLKIIEQMAKDLDFPVKIVSCPIIREKSGLALSSRNQYLSISQHNDSPMIYQSLQSARDLIKSKKAKNAEKITKILKKNLLKIPDSKIDYISILNAKNMGPLNLIKPPIVIAVAVWVGKTRLIDNIVIEKYS